From a region of the Candidatus Sulfotelmatobacter sp. genome:
- the pstA gene encoding phosphate ABC transporter permease PstA: MSPAPPSSLPRLEARGPSALRRAANLAFTIACHLLAGLAILPLILIVLHLVRHGAAGLTLNFFTRLPTPVGEPGGGMANAIVGTLELVGLGTLAAVPIGVAAGLYLAEFGDGPLGTVIRTTADVLAGVPSIVVGVAAYGLVVVPMGRFSALAGGCALAILMLPTIVRSTEEVVRLVPRSYREAALALGAPRWRMIQDVVLPAAAGGVITASLLALARAAGETAPLLFTALGSRFWSVAVDRPIASLPIYIYDYARSPYEDWNRQAWSAALVLLILVTVVSALMKLATRGLRWR; the protein is encoded by the coding sequence ATGTCGCCGGCGCCGCCTAGCTCGTTGCCGCGCCTCGAAGCGCGAGGGCCCTCGGCGCTGCGCCGCGCCGCCAATCTCGCGTTCACGATCGCGTGCCACCTGCTGGCCGGGCTCGCGATCCTGCCGCTGATCCTGATCGTGCTCCACCTGGTTCGGCACGGCGCGGCCGGGCTGACGCTCAACTTCTTCACCCGGCTCCCGACGCCGGTGGGGGAGCCCGGCGGCGGCATGGCCAATGCGATCGTCGGCACCCTCGAGCTGGTCGGGCTCGGGACGCTCGCCGCGGTGCCGATCGGCGTGGCGGCCGGGCTCTATCTCGCCGAGTTCGGCGACGGGCCGCTCGGCACCGTGATCCGCACTACCGCCGACGTGCTCGCCGGCGTCCCCTCGATCGTGGTCGGAGTCGCGGCCTACGGGCTGGTGGTGGTGCCGATGGGCCGCTTCTCGGCGCTGGCCGGCGGGTGCGCGCTCGCGATTCTGATGCTGCCGACCATCGTTCGCTCGACCGAAGAAGTGGTGCGACTGGTACCGCGCTCCTATCGCGAGGCGGCACTGGCGCTGGGCGCCCCGCGCTGGCGCATGATCCAGGACGTGGTGCTTCCGGCCGCGGCCGGCGGCGTCATCACCGCTTCGCTGCTGGCGCTGGCGCGTGCCGCCGGTGAAACCGCGCCGCTGCTGTTCACGGCGCTCGGCAGCCGCTTCTGGTCGGTGGCGGTGGACCGGCCGATCGCCTCGCTGCCGATCTACATTTACGACTACGCCCGCTCACCCTACGAGGACTGGAACCGGCAGGCCTGGAGCGCGGCGCTGGTGCTGCTGATACTCGTCACGGTGGTTTCCGCGCTGATGAAGCTGGCCACGCGCGGGCTTCGCTGGCGGTAG
- a CDS encoding helix-turn-helix transcriptional regulator, producing MPKLELLGVVETDRLRAALVRCDGRDHDRREEQANGARIWFVLRGRFELSSPRSRRIGDPTAALLLQPGERFSIRHPEGCGDVCLAVGGPAADSACDRRATSVPLSNAGYLRIRSLARRLQGRDPIETIGAEESICEALDPEAAPGRSATPAERRLADQVAHSLAMRFDERLSLAELAAPHRVSVFSLCRSFRRARRTSIHRTLLRIRVRHALALMLDTSWSLARIAAECGFASHSHLTVLFRREVGSNPSRLRRRELIRPAGGSRAGDPPAPGRPRA from the coding sequence ATGCCGAAGCTCGAGCTGCTGGGCGTGGTGGAAACCGATCGACTGCGTGCGGCGCTGGTCCGCTGCGACGGCCGCGATCACGACCGCCGCGAGGAGCAAGCGAATGGGGCGCGGATCTGGTTCGTGCTGCGCGGGCGGTTCGAGCTCTCGAGCCCGCGTTCGCGTCGCATCGGAGACCCGACTGCAGCGCTCCTGCTCCAGCCGGGGGAACGCTTCTCGATCCGGCATCCGGAGGGCTGCGGCGACGTCTGCCTCGCGGTCGGGGGTCCCGCCGCCGACAGCGCCTGCGATCGTCGGGCAACCTCGGTGCCCCTTTCGAACGCCGGCTACCTGAGAATCCGCTCGCTGGCCCGAAGGCTTCAGGGGCGGGACCCGATCGAGACGATCGGGGCCGAAGAGTCGATCTGCGAAGCGCTCGATCCCGAGGCGGCGCCGGGGCGGTCGGCGACGCCGGCCGAGCGACGGCTCGCGGACCAGGTCGCCCATTCGCTGGCCATGCGCTTCGACGAGCGCCTGTCGCTGGCGGAGCTGGCGGCGCCGCATCGGGTGTCGGTGTTCTCGCTGTGCCGGTCGTTCAGACGCGCCCGGCGCACTTCCATCCATCGAACGCTGCTGCGGATCCGCGTCCGGCATGCGCTGGCGCTGATGCTCGACACGTCGTGGTCGCTGGCGCGAATCGCCGCCGAATGCGGGTTCGCGAGCCATTCCCACCTGACGGTCCTGTTCCGGCGGGAGGTGGGCTCGAACCCGAGCCGGTTGCGCCGGCGCGAGCTGATCCGGCCGGCCGGCGGAAGCCGGGCCGGGGACCCACCGGCGCCCGGCCGGCCCCGCGCGTGA
- the pstS gene encoding phosphate ABC transporter substrate-binding protein PstS, producing MRPHSLKAALVATALVVLPASGAGAQNLTGAGATFPYPIYSKWFDAYHQKTGIEINYQSIGSGAGIQQVKAGTVDFGASDAALSNDRLKEMPRKVVHIPTVGGSLAMVYNLPDFKGTLKLTPEAIAGIYMGKVTTWNDKLLAAANPGVALPSVPLLPVHRSDGSGTTNIFTTYLSAVSGQWKELVGANTSVSWPAGVGGKGNEGVSGLVKQTPGAIGYVELAYARQNQLATALVRNKAGQFIAPTLASTTAAVAASAGALAKDVRTPIVNGASPDAYPIAGLTFLIVYQDTKDPAKAKALRDFVNWAIHDGQDMVEALDYARLPESVVKVNEATLRTLTSGGKALSAVAAATAQ from the coding sequence ATGAGACCCCATTCGTTGAAGGCCGCGCTGGTCGCGACCGCGCTCGTCGTGCTCCCGGCCTCGGGCGCCGGCGCCCAGAACCTGACGGGAGCGGGCGCCACGTTTCCGTACCCGATCTATTCCAAGTGGTTCGACGCCTATCACCAGAAGACCGGCATCGAGATCAACTATCAATCGATCGGCAGCGGGGCCGGCATCCAACAGGTGAAGGCGGGCACCGTGGACTTCGGCGCCAGCGACGCCGCGCTGTCGAACGATCGTCTGAAGGAGATGCCGCGCAAGGTGGTGCACATTCCGACCGTCGGCGGCTCGCTGGCGATGGTCTACAACCTCCCGGACTTCAAGGGCACCCTGAAGCTCACTCCCGAGGCGATCGCCGGGATCTACATGGGCAAGGTCACGACCTGGAACGACAAGCTGCTCGCGGCAGCGAATCCCGGCGTGGCGCTTCCCTCGGTCCCGTTGCTGCCGGTTCACCGCTCGGACGGCAGCGGCACCACCAACATCTTCACCACCTACCTCTCGGCGGTGAGCGGCCAATGGAAGGAGCTGGTGGGCGCCAACACTTCGGTGTCGTGGCCGGCGGGAGTGGGAGGGAAGGGCAACGAGGGCGTGTCGGGACTGGTGAAGCAGACGCCGGGGGCCATCGGCTACGTGGAGCTGGCCTACGCCAGGCAGAACCAGCTCGCGACCGCCCTGGTGCGCAACAAGGCCGGCCAGTTCATCGCCCCGACGCTGGCTTCGACCACCGCGGCGGTGGCGGCGTCGGCGGGGGCACTGGCCAAGGACGTGCGCACCCCGATCGTGAATGGCGCGAGCCCCGACGCGTATCCGATCGCCGGGCTCACCTTCCTGATCGTTTATCAGGACACCAAGGATCCGGCGAAGGCCAAGGCTCTGCGCGATTTCGTGAACTGGGCCATCCACGACGGGCAGGACATGGTCGAAGCGCTCGACTACGCGCGCCTGCCGGAATCGGTGGTGAAGGTGAACGAGGCGACGCTCAGGACGCTGACCTCGGGCGGCAAGGCCTTGTCCGCGGTCGCGGCGGCGACCGCCCAGTGA
- the rfbF gene encoding glucose-1-phosphate cytidylyltransferase, whose translation MKVVILAGGLGSRLQEETAVRPKPMVEIGGKPILWHILNIYAAQGFDEFVIALGYMGEQIKDYFLNFYALNNDLTIDLSEGTSRVLGSKQPRWKLHLIDTGPGTQTGGRVGRLRSLLRDGTFMMTYGDGVADIDLKQLLEFHRSHGRLASVTAVRPPSRFGSFILDGSRISEFQEKPQTGEGWINGGFFVLEPGVLDLIDGDETVWERTPMERLARDGQLMAYRHEGFWQPMDTLRERRVLEELWAGGRPPWKLW comes from the coding sequence GTGAAGGTCGTGATTCTCGCCGGCGGACTCGGCAGCCGGCTCCAGGAAGAAACGGCGGTGCGGCCCAAGCCGATGGTGGAGATCGGCGGCAAGCCGATCCTCTGGCACATCCTCAACATCTACGCGGCTCAGGGATTCGACGAGTTCGTGATCGCACTGGGCTACATGGGCGAGCAGATCAAGGACTACTTCCTCAATTTCTACGCGCTCAACAACGACCTCACCATCGATCTATCCGAAGGCACCAGCCGCGTGCTCGGGAGCAAGCAGCCGCGCTGGAAGCTCCATCTGATCGACACCGGCCCCGGCACCCAGACCGGCGGCCGGGTGGGACGACTGCGTTCGCTGCTCCGGGATGGGACGTTCATGATGACTTACGGCGATGGGGTCGCCGACATCGACCTCAAGCAGCTGCTCGAGTTCCACCGCTCGCACGGTCGGCTCGCGAGCGTCACCGCGGTGCGCCCGCCCTCGCGATTCGGCAGCTTCATCCTGGACGGCAGCCGCATCAGCGAGTTCCAGGAGAAGCCGCAGACCGGCGAGGGCTGGATCAATGGCGGGTTCTTCGTGCTCGAGCCGGGCGTGCTCGATCTTATCGACGGTGACGAGACGGTGTGGGAGCGCACGCCCATGGAACGCCTGGCCCGCGACGGGCAGCTCATGGCCTACCGGCACGAGGGCTTCTGGCAGCCGATGGACACACTGCGCGAGCGGCGCGTGCTCGAAGAGTTGTGGGCGGGCGGGCGTCCGCCCTGGAAGCTGTGGTGA
- a CDS encoding response regulator — translation MFERHGSGQPAFSGAPTISIGLREVLDAAPDIIFCCDQQGRFQWMSAAIDAVAGVRASDLLGSSFTRLVPLPYRNHLARRYLRRARNLKSDAHLDITRIQNAAGQEVWLAVRSRMSLRPDGELVFVGVARPMSEAEIALAMSELPAQPAAPALETAPEASVAVAPAPAVRPAVEAAPSLPLESSSKEPTATSPDSADAPARGWSLAVSKGPEAPAESSSAPNFPAPPAAEAPAAPAAPVVRPFDGLQIVPFEQFPPPDDIAGRASSPSPPVPPLKLVDASPESQLAPSAPNPAPAPESAPEPLSASFVAPIAPFEPPAAAPSVLPPAESNTQILAAIQSANEARAEAERRLAELREEHEAALRQVAVFESERDELRRERESLRGEMAEASHRRDEFERQLADTVSRREAAERELAELARARDAAERQSSEGRRRVEAAEREAFEWKHRHEQAERLSIEARQSRDASEAQLADVRRAREAAESQLGELRARAESAERRADEARARLEAAERQLGETQLRFAEVEQRAAAGADARTQNALQQLEALRQEHRRALDLARDEAARAVDAARLEGIRSLEAARLEGARALDEARFDASRAMEAARTEHARALEAVHEEHARALETARGEAARNADSTGAASLRELEASRAECARLQARLTEAERRCHELQAQFSNVDRRVQDAQYALTEAQAQAQLKGDFLATISHEIRTPMNGVMGMTHLLLETELDNEQRNLVEVIRNSSQTLIHLIDDTLDFSKLEAGRLEIEKLDFDLRVTVDEVSALLAPMANAKALDFDCQVSHEVPSRLKGDPGRIRQVLFNLGGNAIKFTEEGCVTVRVDRVSEDDARVTLKFSVTDTGGGESREELAHVFQSAASPDAAITRQYGGAGLGLAISRSLVTLMGGEVGVETAEGLGSSYWFRMALDKQAGPAYSAAPKNVQLRGMRVIVVDPSKNIRQSLKEMLSAWGCETDEADSADEALTRMRNAASEGRPHQVALIEMQLPGTNGEQLGWAIRSDAALERTITMMMTSVGRKGDAQRAQTMGFSAYLLKPIEWGELYDGLIEVVHAQQSQTPGNAPALVTRHSLAEARRGRMRILLVEDNAVNQLVANWALQRLGYTIDVANNANEALSRSETQRYDLILMDVQMPDMDGFKTTTAIRTRERGGLRTPIVAMTGNTQPSEIERCHAAGMDDCLPKPIDIGQLCSMVERWTRAHSNQAASAERSPVRASAITLKAPDLEKKLELMARGDAPAGEAKRSPGDTLDALPANLENSGIGFKPVVIDSEDAAAPEVPIDNARLEGSSMGIAALRDTLLNTFLADVPPRLERLAAAMIEHEAHRIEFEAHGLMGMCATVGAVACERVFAQIERLAAEERVTECTRLLPRAKAEVERTEAYISRLERILSRAA, via the coding sequence ATGTTCGAGCGCCACGGATCTGGACAGCCCGCTTTCTCCGGAGCCCCCACGATTTCGATCGGGCTCCGCGAGGTTCTCGACGCCGCGCCGGACATCATCTTCTGCTGCGATCAGCAGGGGCGCTTCCAGTGGATGAGCGCCGCGATCGATGCCGTTGCCGGAGTGCGCGCCTCGGACCTGCTCGGGAGCTCGTTCACCCGCCTGGTGCCGCTGCCCTATCGCAACCACCTCGCTCGACGCTATCTGCGCCGCGCCCGAAATCTCAAGTCCGACGCGCATCTCGACATCACTCGTATCCAGAACGCCGCCGGCCAGGAAGTGTGGCTCGCGGTGCGCTCGCGAATGTCGCTGCGTCCCGATGGGGAGCTGGTGTTCGTGGGCGTGGCGCGCCCGATGAGCGAGGCCGAGATCGCGCTGGCGATGAGCGAGCTCCCTGCGCAGCCGGCGGCCCCGGCGCTCGAAACCGCGCCGGAGGCGTCCGTGGCCGTCGCGCCGGCGCCCGCGGTGCGGCCGGCGGTGGAAGCCGCGCCCAGCCTCCCGCTCGAATCCTCCTCGAAGGAGCCGACGGCGACCTCGCCGGACTCGGCCGACGCGCCTGCGCGCGGTTGGTCGCTGGCGGTGTCGAAAGGCCCGGAGGCGCCGGCGGAGAGTTCCTCGGCGCCGAACTTTCCGGCGCCACCCGCCGCCGAGGCGCCGGCAGCGCCGGCCGCACCCGTGGTCCGTCCGTTCGATGGACTCCAAATCGTCCCGTTCGAGCAGTTCCCGCCGCCCGACGATATCGCCGGTCGCGCCTCGAGCCCTTCGCCGCCAGTCCCGCCGCTCAAACTGGTGGACGCCTCTCCGGAATCGCAGCTCGCGCCGTCCGCGCCCAACCCGGCCCCGGCACCCGAATCCGCCCCCGAGCCGCTCTCCGCCTCCTTCGTCGCGCCGATCGCGCCCTTCGAGCCGCCGGCCGCGGCGCCTTCGGTGCTGCCGCCGGCCGAATCGAACACCCAGATCCTGGCGGCCATCCAGAGCGCCAACGAGGCGCGAGCCGAGGCCGAGCGCCGGCTGGCCGAGCTCCGTGAGGAGCACGAAGCAGCGCTTCGTCAGGTCGCAGTCTTCGAATCCGAGCGCGACGAGCTGCGCCGCGAGCGCGAGAGCCTTCGCGGCGAGATGGCAGAGGCCAGCCATCGGCGGGACGAGTTCGAGCGCCAGCTGGCGGACACCGTGTCGCGGCGCGAGGCGGCCGAGCGCGAACTTGCCGAACTGGCCCGGGCCAGGGATGCGGCGGAGCGGCAATCCAGCGAAGGCCGCCGGCGCGTCGAGGCCGCCGAGCGCGAGGCGTTCGAATGGAAGCATCGTCACGAGCAGGCGGAGCGGTTGTCGATCGAGGCCCGCCAGTCGCGCGACGCGTCCGAAGCGCAGCTCGCCGACGTCCGGCGCGCGCGCGAGGCCGCCGAGTCGCAGCTGGGGGAATTGCGGGCGCGCGCGGAATCCGCGGAACGACGCGCCGACGAGGCGCGGGCGCGTCTCGAGGCCGCCGAGCGCCAGCTCGGCGAGACGCAGCTCCGGTTCGCCGAGGTGGAGCAGCGCGCCGCGGCCGGAGCCGACGCTCGCACCCAGAACGCGCTCCAGCAACTCGAAGCCCTGCGGCAGGAGCACCGTCGCGCGCTGGACCTCGCGCGCGACGAAGCGGCTCGCGCGGTGGACGCGGCACGGCTGGAGGGCATTCGGTCGCTCGAGGCGGCGCGCCTCGAAGGCGCGCGCGCGCTGGACGAAGCCCGGTTCGACGCGAGCCGCGCCATGGAAGCGGCCCGCACCGAGCACGCGCGCGCGCTGGAAGCCGTCCACGAGGAGCACGCACGCGCCCTCGAGACGGCTCGCGGCGAGGCCGCGCGCAACGCCGACTCGACCGGGGCGGCGAGCCTGCGCGAGCTCGAAGCGTCACGCGCCGAGTGCGCCCGGCTGCAGGCGCGGCTCACCGAGGCCGAACGCCGCTGCCACGAACTGCAGGCGCAGTTCTCGAACGTGGATCGGCGCGTCCAGGACGCTCAGTACGCGCTGACCGAGGCGCAGGCCCAGGCCCAGCTCAAGGGCGACTTCCTCGCCACCATCAGTCACGAGATCCGCACCCCCATGAACGGCGTGATGGGCATGACGCATCTGCTGCTCGAGACCGAGCTGGACAACGAGCAGCGCAACCTGGTCGAGGTGATCCGCAATTCGAGCCAGACCCTCATCCATCTGATCGACGACACGCTCGACTTCTCGAAGCTCGAGGCCGGCCGGCTCGAGATCGAGAAGCTGGACTTCGATCTGCGCGTGACCGTGGACGAAGTGAGCGCGCTGCTGGCGCCGATGGCGAACGCCAAGGCGCTCGACTTCGATTGCCAGGTGAGTCACGAGGTGCCGTCGCGCCTGAAGGGCGACCCGGGCCGCATTCGCCAGGTGCTGTTCAATCTGGGCGGTAACGCGATCAAGTTCACCGAGGAGGGGTGTGTGACGGTGCGCGTCGATCGCGTCTCCGAGGACGACGCGCGCGTCACTCTCAAGTTCTCGGTGACCGACACCGGCGGCGGCGAGTCGCGCGAGGAGCTGGCACACGTGTTCCAGAGCGCGGCGTCTCCCGATGCCGCGATTACGCGCCAGTATGGCGGCGCCGGTCTTGGGCTCGCGATTTCGCGCTCGCTGGTCACCCTGATGGGGGGTGAAGTGGGTGTCGAGACCGCGGAGGGGTTGGGGAGCAGCTACTGGTTCCGCATGGCGCTCGACAAGCAGGCCGGCCCCGCCTACAGCGCCGCACCCAAGAACGTCCAGCTGCGAGGCATGCGGGTCATCGTGGTGGATCCGTCCAAGAACATCCGCCAGTCGCTCAAGGAGATGCTCTCGGCATGGGGATGCGAAACCGATGAGGCCGACTCGGCCGACGAAGCGCTCACCCGCATGCGCAACGCCGCGTCGGAGGGTCGCCCGCACCAGGTGGCGCTGATCGAAATGCAGCTCCCCGGGACCAACGGCGAGCAGCTGGGATGGGCGATCCGCTCGGATGCCGCGCTCGAGCGCACCATCACCATGATGATGACCAGCGTCGGCCGCAAGGGCGATGCGCAGCGCGCTCAGACCATGGGCTTCTCGGCGTACCTCTTGAAGCCGATCGAATGGGGTGAGCTCTACGATGGCTTGATCGAGGTGGTTCACGCGCAGCAGAGCCAGACGCCGGGCAACGCTCCCGCGCTGGTCACGCGGCATTCGCTGGCCGAAGCGCGGCGCGGTCGCATGCGGATCCTGCTGGTCGAGGACAACGCCGTGAATCAGCTGGTCGCCAACTGGGCGCTGCAACGGCTCGGCTACACCATCGACGTCGCGAACAACGCGAACGAAGCGCTCAGCCGCTCCGAAACCCAGCGTTACGACCTGATCCTGATGGACGTCCAGATGCCGGACATGGACGGCTTCAAGACCACCACCGCGATCCGCACACGCGAGCGCGGCGGACTGCGCACCCCGATCGTGGCGATGACCGGCAACACTCAGCCGAGCGAGATCGAGCGTTGCCACGCTGCCGGCATGGACGATTGCCTGCCCAAACCCATCGACATCGGGCAGCTGTGCAGCATGGTCGAGCGCTGGACACGAGCCCATTCGAATCAGGCGGCTTCCGCCGAACGCTCGCCGGTGCGCGCGAGTGCGATTACGCTCAAGGCTCCGGATCTCGAGAAGAAGCTCGAGCTGATGGCCCGCGGCGACGCCCCGGCCGGCGAAGCGAAGCGCTCGCCCGGCGACACCCTCGACGCTCTGCCTGCGAACCTCGAGAACAGCGGCATTGGCTTCAAGCCGGTGGTGATCGATTCCGAGGACGCAGCGGCGCCGGAGGTGCCGATCGACAACGCGCGCCTGGAGGGCTCGTCCATGGGAATCGCGGCGTTGCGCGACACGCTGCTCAACACTTTCCTCGCCGACGTCCCGCCGCGACTCGAGCGCCTGGCGGCGGCAATGATCGAGCACGAGGCGCACCGCATCGAATTCGAGGCGCACGGCCTGATGGGCATGTGCGCCACGGTCGGAGCGGTGGCCTGCGAGCGCGTGTTCGCCCAGATCGAACGCCTGGCGGCCGAGGAGCGCGTGACCGAGTGCACGCGGCTCCTGCCCAGGGCCAAGGCGGAAGTCGAGCGCACCGAGGCCTACATTTCGCGCCTCGAGCGCATTCTTTCCCGGGCGGCGTAG
- the pstC gene encoding phosphate ABC transporter permease subunit PstC, which produces MTVQAGIERAPTRRRAFPADALHFALLQGAALVIFVIVALIVWESARGALPAMHAFGWRFLVSTDWDPVAEKFGALPYLYGTAVSSLVALVLAIPLGLGTAVYLVELAPRTIGGAVAFVVELLAAVPSIVFGVWGLFLLAPFLRSLIEPWLLKHLGFLPLFQGFPFGIGMLNAGIVLAVMIVPTIVSISREILLSMPRALREAPLALGATRAEAVAVTLDVARPGILGAIILALGRALGETMAVTMVIGNTNRISASLLAPGATMASVIANEFTEATGRLHLSALIEIALVLFAVTILVNAGARLLVIWSTGGRRDVAGAA; this is translated from the coding sequence GTGACGGTTCAGGCCGGCATCGAACGCGCGCCAACTCGCCGGCGCGCGTTCCCCGCCGACGCGCTGCACTTCGCGCTTCTCCAGGGTGCAGCGCTCGTCATCTTCGTGATCGTCGCGCTCATCGTCTGGGAGAGCGCGCGCGGAGCGCTGCCCGCCATGCACGCGTTCGGCTGGCGTTTCCTGGTTTCGACCGACTGGGATCCGGTGGCGGAGAAGTTCGGCGCACTTCCCTACCTGTATGGCACCGCGGTGTCATCGCTCGTCGCGCTGGTCCTGGCGATTCCCCTGGGGCTCGGCACCGCGGTGTACCTGGTGGAGTTGGCACCGCGCACGATCGGCGGCGCCGTGGCGTTCGTGGTCGAGCTGCTGGCCGCCGTCCCCAGCATCGTGTTCGGCGTATGGGGACTGTTCCTGCTCGCGCCGTTCCTTCGCTCGCTGATCGAGCCATGGCTCTTGAAGCACCTCGGCTTCCTGCCGCTGTTCCAGGGTTTCCCGTTCGGTATCGGGATGCTGAACGCGGGCATCGTGCTGGCGGTGATGATCGTGCCCACCATCGTCTCGATCTCGCGCGAGATCCTGCTCTCGATGCCGCGCGCGCTGCGCGAGGCACCCCTGGCGCTGGGCGCGACCCGGGCCGAGGCGGTCGCGGTGACGCTCGACGTCGCGCGCCCCGGAATCCTGGGCGCGATCATCCTCGCGCTGGGCCGCGCGCTCGGCGAGACCATGGCTGTCACCATGGTGATCGGCAACACCAACCGCATCTCGGCCTCGCTGCTCGCACCCGGCGCCACCATGGCGAGCGTGATCGCCAACGAGTTCACCGAGGCCACCGGGCGGCTCCATCTGTCGGCGCTGATCGAAATCGCGCTGGTGCTGTTCGCGGTCACGATCCTGGTCAACGCCGGAGCCCGTCTGCTGGTGATCTGGAGCACGGGAGGACGACGTGATGTCGCCGGCGCCGCCTAG